The proteins below are encoded in one region of Desulfomicrobium apsheronum:
- a CDS encoding cobalamin B12-binding domain-containing protein, with protein sequence MTEERCVNLELRREILYSLMLEAKREEALQLLLDHAGAHGFQSAVNALLEPVLEKAGEAWHRENLSLAQGYVAGKIAEDLLVAAAESGGDLPLDVKGPVVIGNVEDDYHSLGRKMVAVFLRAAGWKVVDLGNDVVPGDFVDAALANGARVIGVSAMMLTTAENIRALRSEIDARGLGGRIQLAVGGAVFKLRPELMLEVGGDGTATSAIQAPELFERLWAHSLAEDK encoded by the coding sequence ATGACTGAAGAGAGGTGCGTCAATCTGGAATTGCGCCGGGAGATCCTGTATTCATTGATGCTTGAAGCCAAGCGTGAAGAGGCTCTGCAGCTGTTGCTCGACCACGCGGGGGCGCACGGCTTTCAGTCGGCGGTCAACGCTCTGCTCGAACCGGTGCTGGAGAAGGCGGGTGAAGCCTGGCACCGGGAGAACCTGTCCCTGGCCCAGGGCTATGTGGCCGGGAAGATCGCCGAGGATCTGCTGGTTGCCGCCGCCGAATCCGGAGGAGATCTGCCTCTGGACGTCAAGGGTCCGGTGGTCATCGGCAATGTGGAGGATGACTATCATTCGCTGGGGCGCAAGATGGTCGCCGTTTTCCTGCGCGCCGCCGGGTGGAAGGTTGTCGATCTGGGCAACGACGTGGTGCCGGGGGATTTTGTCGACGCGGCCCTGGCAAACGGCGCGAGGGTCATCGGGGTTTCGGCCATGATGCTGACCACGGCCGAGAACATTCGCGCCCTGCGGTCCGAAATCGACGCCCGGGGGCTTGGCGGTAGGATTCAGCTGGCGGTGGGCGGCGCGGTGTTCAAGCTACGGCCCGAACTGATGCTGGAGGTCGGAGGCGACGGCACCGCCACCAGCGCCATCCAGGCCCCTGAACTCTTCGAGCGGCTTTGGGCCCACAGCCTTGCGGAGGACAAATGA
- a CDS encoding uroporphyrinogen decarboxylase family protein, which produces MTGMERVLCALHGKPADRRAFTLALSLYGARLSGCPTQEYYSDPNRFLEGQRKVVRLIDPDILFAPFALPFEALAYGGEGVWLDKFPPNVRKPPFRGQDMPVSLGDDMLLAPGLAYLVESTRLLALEFGPSKPVCAVATAPVDLPAMLLGIEGWLETLLFDPERAARLMALAEEHFLRLTGAFFAAGAAFVAIPVMFANLRLVTAALLEDAVLPALARAFGQSAGPLVYHHGGNRILDHLKRFSSLPNVAGFLLDPRDSMSRARDILGPGRLVLGNMNGPGLARMQPDKAYASVSTLLAERASDRNFVLASSHADVPFDTSPDTLLAVRRAVMDAGVVA; this is translated from the coding sequence ATGACCGGCATGGAGCGCGTGCTTTGCGCACTGCACGGAAAACCCGCCGACCGCCGGGCCTTCACGTTGGCCTTGAGCCTTTACGGAGCCAGGCTTTCCGGGTGCCCGACACAAGAGTACTATTCCGACCCGAACCGTTTTCTGGAAGGGCAGCGTAAGGTCGTGCGCCTCATCGATCCGGATATCCTGTTCGCCCCTTTCGCCCTGCCTTTCGAGGCGCTGGCCTATGGTGGGGAAGGGGTCTGGCTGGATAAATTTCCGCCCAATGTGCGCAAGCCCCCTTTTCGCGGGCAGGACATGCCCGTGTCGCTGGGTGACGATATGCTCTTGGCTCCGGGCTTGGCCTACCTGGTCGAGTCAACGCGCCTTCTGGCCCTTGAGTTCGGGCCGTCGAAACCCGTCTGCGCCGTGGCCACGGCCCCCGTCGACCTTCCGGCCATGCTGCTGGGCATCGAGGGCTGGCTTGAGACGCTGCTTTTCGACCCTGAGCGCGCCGCGCGGCTGATGGCTCTGGCCGAGGAGCATTTTCTGCGCCTGACCGGAGCCTTTTTCGCGGCCGGTGCCGCCTTCGTGGCGATTCCGGTCATGTTCGCCAATTTGCGCCTGGTCACTGCGGCCCTGCTCGAAGACGCCGTTCTTCCCGCCCTGGCCCGGGCTTTCGGCCAGTCCGCCGGACCGCTCGTCTATCACCACGGCGGCAACCGCATCCTCGATCATCTCAAGCGTTTTTCCAGTCTGCCAAACGTGGCCGGTTTCCTGCTCGATCCGCGCGACAGCATGTCCCGGGCCCGCGATATTCTTGGCCCCGGGCGACTTGTGCTCGGCAACATGAATGGCCCCGGCCTGGCGCGCATGCAGCCGGACAAGGCGTATGCATCCGTGTCCACGCTTCTGGCCGAACGGGCTTCGGACAGGAATTTCGTGCTCGCCTCGTCACATGCGGACGTTCCTTTCGATACCAGCCCGGACACCTTGCTGGCAGTGCGCAGGGCGGTCATGGACGCGGGAGTGGTCGCATGA
- a CDS encoding DUF1638 domain-containing protein — MKDILAVTCGIFQKEMMQLAPRFPRMRFVFADSMLHMRPDLLQNRIDDVLAQHPSGKTLFIYGDCTPRIVEMSRRPGFAKTMGINCCDILLGREEYRRLRKAGAFFFLPEWTLRWRDVFERELGFVGGRGAGEMLREVHNQFIYLDTGVMPVPVALLDEISRELKMPMTVLTVGLGRLEHNVANAQEQLDAQ; from the coding sequence ATGAAAGACATTCTGGCCGTGACCTGCGGCATTTTTCAGAAGGAAATGATGCAATTGGCTCCGCGATTTCCCCGCATGCGCTTCGTTTTTGCCGATTCCATGCTGCACATGCGCCCGGACTTGCTCCAGAACCGCATCGACGATGTGCTCGCACAGCATCCGTCCGGCAAGACGCTTTTCATCTACGGAGACTGCACCCCGCGCATTGTCGAGATGTCGCGCAGGCCCGGCTTTGCCAAGACCATGGGCATCAACTGCTGCGACATTCTGCTCGGACGCGAGGAATACCGACGCTTGCGCAAGGCCGGAGCATTTTTTTTCCTGCCGGAATGGACGCTGCGCTGGAGGGATGTCTTCGAGCGTGAGTTGGGCTTTGTGGGCGGCCGCGGGGCGGGGGAGATGTTGCGCGAAGTGCATAACCAATTCATATATCTTGATACCGGGGTCATGCCCGTGCCGGTGGCACTTCTGGATGAAATCAGCCGGGAACTTAAGATGCCCATGACCGTGCTGACGGTGGGGCTTGGCCGATTGGAACACAATGTCGCCAACGCGCAGGAGCAGCTCGATGCCCAGTGA
- a CDS encoding ATP-binding protein → MPSDAGEPRAFYQLFADLASGTLQHVTDPVQCAEYVASQVRELLGVKAVAVVACQGHDNPHRLLAVRPLRQETLFRNPAIDQLIHASHASPLAMTASPQDPTVPGRLLRSLGLSDSVIVPLRVGNEMIGALVLLGLMDTQGIETIVHSLDRLSSLLALIMRQADQYRDLELAVRERTAELRATRDRLEEQHAFLSSLLSSLPNPVFVQDVHDRILRCNDAFTALVGKPERELVGEHESRLRDTFVLEPAKNGGAGPEEFECLTSDGCERRMLTSRAPFHSSQGHLAGYINVLTDVTDLAAARIEAEASSRAKSEFLANMSHEVRTPLNGIVGMLQLLSQTFLDAEQKEFVFTAIRSSRRLTQLLTDILEISRIEAGKLAVVAQEFHFIELRDSVRDLFAIPAKAKGIALSFEVDEAIPSHVVGDEGRLRQILFNLVGNATKFTSKGSVHVAARRVDVGNEMLVEFTVIDTGVGIPRERQEDIFNAFTQVDGSAVRQHGGVGLGLAIVRRLVDMMGGSIAVQSVPGQGTTMTARIPLIPGPTVCGVREKAALPMVRDKRILVVEDDPINQLALTRMVKKLGHFPTLAGNGREALDKLALDDFDCVLMDIQMPIMDGLEATGQIRSGTIARVSPRIPVIALTGHAMPGDREHFMERGMTAYLPKPVDMDALARLITEATAGGV, encoded by the coding sequence ATGCCCAGTGACGCCGGAGAACCGCGCGCCTTTTACCAGCTTTTCGCCGATCTGGCCTCGGGAACATTGCAGCATGTCACGGATCCGGTGCAGTGCGCCGAGTATGTGGCGTCGCAGGTTCGGGAGCTTCTGGGCGTGAAGGCCGTGGCCGTGGTCGCCTGTCAGGGCCATGACAATCCGCATCGCCTCCTGGCCGTGCGTCCCTTGAGGCAGGAAACATTGTTCAGGAATCCGGCCATCGACCAGCTCATCCACGCAAGTCACGCCTCGCCGCTGGCCATGACTGCAAGCCCGCAGGACCCGACCGTGCCGGGCAGGCTCCTGCGATCCCTCGGCCTGTCGGACTCCGTGATCGTGCCCTTGCGCGTCGGCAACGAGATGATCGGAGCACTGGTACTGCTCGGACTCATGGACACGCAAGGCATCGAGACCATTGTACACAGCCTCGATCGCCTGTCCTCCCTGCTGGCCCTGATCATGCGCCAGGCGGACCAGTACCGGGATCTGGAGCTGGCCGTTCGTGAGCGCACCGCCGAGCTGCGGGCCACGCGCGACCGTCTGGAAGAGCAGCATGCCTTTTTGTCGTCCCTTCTTTCGAGCCTGCCCAATCCCGTTTTCGTGCAGGACGTGCATGACCGGATTCTGCGCTGCAACGATGCCTTCACCGCGCTGGTGGGAAAGCCCGAGCGTGAGCTTGTCGGCGAACATGAATCTCGGCTTCGGGACACCTTTGTCCTGGAACCCGCCAAAAACGGAGGGGCGGGGCCGGAAGAGTTCGAATGCCTCACCAGTGACGGCTGCGAGCGGCGCATGCTGACTTCCAGGGCGCCGTTCCATTCCAGTCAGGGGCACTTGGCCGGGTACATAAACGTCCTGACAGATGTCACGGATCTGGCCGCCGCGCGGATCGAGGCCGAAGCCTCAAGCCGGGCGAAATCGGAATTTCTGGCCAACATGAGCCATGAGGTCCGTACCCCGCTGAACGGCATCGTCGGGATGTTACAGCTTTTGAGTCAGACCTTTCTGGATGCGGAGCAGAAGGAGTTTGTATTCACGGCCATCCGTTCATCAAGAAGACTGACCCAGCTTTTGACCGATATCCTCGAAATTTCGCGCATCGAGGCGGGCAAGCTGGCCGTTGTCGCCCAGGAATTTCATTTTATCGAGCTGCGCGACTCCGTGCGCGACCTCTTTGCCATACCGGCAAAGGCCAAGGGGATCGCTCTTTCGTTTGAAGTCGACGAGGCCATTCCGTCCCACGTGGTGGGCGACGAGGGCCGACTGCGGCAGATCCTTTTCAATCTGGTGGGCAACGCCACGAAGTTCACATCCAAGGGAAGCGTCCACGTCGCGGCCCGACGGGTTGACGTGGGCAATGAGATGCTCGTCGAATTCACGGTCATTGATACCGGCGTAGGCATCCCCCGCGAGCGGCAGGAGGACATATTCAACGCCTTCACCCAGGTCGACGGGTCGGCGGTGCGCCAGCACGGGGGCGTCGGTCTGGGACTGGCCATTGTCCGGCGCCTGGTGGACATGATGGGCGGATCGATAGCGGTTCAAAGCGTGCCCGGACAAGGTACGACCATGACCGCGAGGATTCCGCTCATTCCCGGCCCGACGGTGTGCGGGGTCCGGGAAAAGGCCGCGTTGCCGATGGTTCGGGACAAGCGCATCCTGGTGGTGGAGGATGATCCCATCAATCAGTTGGCCCTGACCCGGATGGTCAAGAAGCTCGGTCATTTCCCGACTCTTGCCGGCAACGGTCGGGAAGCTCTGGACAAGTTGGCCCTGGATGACTTCGATTGCGTGCTCATGGATATCCAGATGCCGATCATGGACGGACTTGAAGCCACCGGCCAAATCCGTTCCGGCACCATTGCCCGCGTGTCCCCTCGAATTCCGGTCATCGCCCTGACCGGACACGCCATGCCCGGAGACCGCGAGCATTTCATGGAGCGCGGCATGACGGCCTATCTTCCCAAGCCCGTGGACATGGATGCCCTGGCCCGCCTCATCACCGAGGCTACGGCCGGAGGCGTCTGA
- a CDS encoding DUF2238 domain-containing protein, which produces MQIATHRTYLLCLTLLFFVQFIFLAIDPYHRKDWLLENVLVAIFLLILLLTAKKFPFSRISYTLIFIFLAIHEIGSHYTYSEVPYDAWFSSAFGTTFNDLVGWERNNFDRIVHFLYGLLLAYPIREVYFRVARADGFWGYFLPLDFAMSTSMLYELIEWGAAEFFGGDLGIAYLGTQGDVWDAHKDMLLASIGALLAMLITLGLNMYLQKDFAREWSRSLTVKHPEPLGEDEIARMLEGQRGSDRV; this is translated from the coding sequence ATGCAAATTGCTACACACAGAACGTATCTGCTGTGTCTGACTCTGCTGTTTTTTGTTCAATTTATTTTTTTAGCCATTGATCCGTACCACAGGAAGGATTGGCTCCTGGAAAATGTCCTTGTCGCCATCTTTTTGCTTATTTTACTTCTTACCGCAAAGAAATTTCCTTTCTCCAGAATTTCCTACACGCTGATCTTCATTTTTCTGGCCATCCACGAGATCGGATCCCATTACACGTACTCTGAAGTCCCCTACGATGCTTGGTTTTCGTCTGCCTTCGGCACGACGTTCAACGACCTGGTGGGCTGGGAGCGCAACAATTTCGACCGCATCGTGCATTTCCTCTACGGCCTGCTGCTGGCCTATCCCATTCGCGAGGTCTATTTTCGCGTCGCCCGGGCGGATGGGTTCTGGGGCTATTTCCTGCCGCTCGATTTCGCCATGTCGACCTCCATGCTTTACGAACTGATCGAATGGGGTGCGGCGGAGTTTTTCGGCGGAGACCTCGGGATCGCTTATCTGGGTACCCAGGGCGATGTCTGGGACGCGCACAAGGACATGCTTCTGGCCAGCATCGGCGCGCTTCTGGCCATGCTCATTACCCTGGGCCTGAACATGTATCTGCAGAAGGATTTCGCGCGGGAATGGTCCCGCAGCCTGACGGTCAAGCACCCCGAACCCCTGGGCGAGGACGAGATCGCGCGCATGCTGGAAGGGCAGCGCGGAAGCGACCGGGTTTAG
- a CDS encoding ABC transporter permease, which translates to MIWLRRILALVRKELQILLADPQSRKLVVIPVLLQVILFPLAATLEVKNNSLAVLNEDGGTPSVELIQRFASARAFTEIIHLSGAGQIERTLDNQLAIAVVRFGPDFSRKATAGLPAPMQLLLDGRRSNSSQIAASYIQDITTQYFNEQNLAQGRPPTSELVIRHRYNPNLEYQWFILPSLVAIILTVSALILTALSVAREREHGTLDQLLVSPLTPEMIMIGKASAVLVVGLFQATVIILAAIFVYKVPLSGSLALIYASSVLYFAALVGVGFFISALCATQQQAFLGAFAFIMPAILLSGYASPVENMPQWLQTATWINPIRHFIVIVKSIFLKDVSVGFVLESAIPLLVIAAGTLTVAVIIFRRRFG; encoded by the coding sequence ATGATCTGGCTGCGCCGCATCCTGGCCCTGGTCAGAAAGGAGCTGCAAATTCTCCTGGCCGACCCGCAAAGCCGCAAGCTGGTGGTCATCCCTGTCCTTTTGCAGGTCATCCTCTTCCCTCTGGCCGCCACCCTGGAAGTGAAGAACAACTCCCTGGCCGTGCTGAACGAGGACGGAGGCACGCCTTCGGTGGAGCTGATCCAGCGCTTCGCCAGCGCCCGGGCCTTCACGGAAATCATCCACCTGTCCGGAGCCGGACAGATCGAAAGGACCCTGGACAACCAGCTGGCCATCGCGGTGGTCCGCTTCGGGCCGGATTTCTCGCGCAAGGCGACGGCAGGGCTCCCCGCGCCCATGCAACTGCTCCTCGACGGCCGCCGTTCCAACAGCAGTCAGATCGCGGCCAGCTATATCCAGGACATCACCACCCAGTATTTCAACGAACAAAACCTGGCCCAGGGACGGCCGCCGACGTCGGAACTGGTCATCCGTCATCGCTACAATCCGAACCTCGAATACCAGTGGTTCATCCTGCCGAGCCTGGTGGCCATCATTTTGACCGTGAGCGCGCTCATCCTGACCGCCCTGTCCGTGGCCCGGGAGCGCGAGCACGGAACCCTGGACCAATTGCTGGTATCGCCCCTGACCCCGGAAATGATCATGATCGGCAAGGCCTCGGCCGTGCTGGTGGTGGGCCTTTTCCAGGCCACGGTCATCATCCTGGCCGCCATCTTCGTCTACAAGGTGCCCCTGTCGGGTTCCCTGGCCCTCATTTACGCCAGCAGCGTGCTCTACTTCGCGGCCCTGGTCGGCGTCGGTTTCTTCATCAGCGCCCTCTGCGCCACCCAGCAGCAGGCCTTTCTCGGAGCCTTCGCCTTCATCATGCCGGCCATCCTGCTCTCGGGCTACGCCTCGCCGGTCGAGAACATGCCCCAGTGGCTGCAAACCGCCACCTGGATCAATCCCATCCGGCACTTCATCGTCATCGTGAAGAGCATCTTTCTCAAAGACGTGTCTGTTGGATTCGTGCTGGAGAGCGCCATCCCGCTGCTGGTCATCGCGGCAGGGACTCTGACGGTCGCGGTGATCATCTTCCGCAGGCGGTTCGGATAG
- a CDS encoding ABC transporter permease — MKFVSLRRLSALCLKETRQILRDPSSGVIAFILPMILLVIFGYGLNLDTTRLRMGLCDEDGGPVAASFTAKLTGSTYFEIFPGSRAELDTLLETGVIRGYAVLAQDFSRIVDQGRETTPIQVITDGAEPNTANFMAAFMKNVWQEWRQTRAKDQGRDAVQGARVEVRYWYNAAAISRHYLIPGSITIIMTVIGAMLTSLVVAREWERGTMEALLASPVTRTELLLSKLLPYYVLGMISMSVVALSAVHLMGVPFRGSVGALLLVTTVFLLSMLGIGLLISSVMRNQFDSAQTTLNVAFLPAVMLSGAFFVIASMPAPVRALTYLLPPRYLVSSLQTIFLAGDVWEILIPDILFLTGTSVLFLTLTALKTVRRLDA, encoded by the coding sequence GTGAAATTCGTATCCCTGCGAAGGCTGTCCGCTTTGTGTCTCAAGGAAACACGCCAGATTCTGCGCGACCCGAGCAGCGGCGTCATTGCCTTCATCCTGCCCATGATCCTGCTGGTCATCTTCGGCTACGGCCTCAACCTCGACACCACCCGCCTGCGCATGGGCCTGTGCGACGAAGACGGAGGACCGGTGGCGGCGTCATTTACGGCGAAGCTGACCGGCTCGACCTATTTCGAAATATTTCCCGGCAGCCGCGCCGAACTCGACACCCTGCTCGAAACAGGGGTCATCCGGGGCTACGCGGTCCTGGCCCAGGACTTTTCCCGCATCGTGGACCAGGGCCGGGAAACGACGCCCATTCAGGTCATCACCGACGGAGCCGAACCGAACACGGCAAACTTCATGGCCGCGTTCATGAAGAACGTCTGGCAGGAATGGCGACAGACCCGGGCCAAAGATCAGGGCCGGGACGCCGTGCAAGGCGCAAGGGTGGAGGTCCGGTACTGGTACAACGCGGCGGCCATCAGCAGACACTATCTCATCCCGGGGTCCATCACCATCATCATGACCGTCATCGGCGCCATGCTGACCTCGCTGGTCGTGGCCCGCGAATGGGAACGCGGGACTATGGAAGCCCTGCTGGCCTCCCCGGTGACCAGAACCGAGCTGCTGCTCTCCAAGCTCCTGCCCTATTACGTGCTGGGCATGATCTCCATGTCCGTGGTGGCGCTGAGCGCAGTGCATCTCATGGGCGTGCCCTTCCGGGGCTCGGTGGGAGCGCTGCTGCTGGTCACGACGGTCTTCCTGCTCAGCATGCTGGGCATCGGCCTGCTCATCTCCTCGGTCATGCGCAACCAGTTCGACAGTGCCCAGACCACCCTGAACGTGGCTTTCCTTCCGGCCGTCATGCTCTCGGGAGCGTTCTTCGTCATCGCCAGCATGCCCGCGCCCGTGCGCGCCCTGACCTATCTGCTGCCGCCGCGCTATCTGGTCAGCTCACTGCAAACCATCTTTCTGGCCGGTGACGTCTGGGAAATACTCATCCCCGACATCCTCTTCCTGACGGGCACGAGCGTTCTCTTTCTGACCCTGACCGCGCTCAAGACCGTGCGCAGGCTGGACGCATGA
- a CDS encoding ATP-binding cassette domain-containing protein, whose product MATVSLLDVGKTFPGLDTPALAGISGSIESGIITGIAGPDGAGKTTLMRLMAGLLRPDSGGLTVLGREPLTAPELRLRVGYMPQKFGLYEDLSVLENLTLHADLRNVTGKERTQTFERLLAFTDLHRFTKRLAGRLSGGMKQKLGLACALLGTPELLLLDEPGVGVDPISRRELWKMVHELADQGIAVVWSTSYLDEAEACDSVFLLSQGSLLFSGKPKDLTSRLRGRCLHLGGVEGRRRQALATLLCQPEVSDGVIQGRNLRIVLKDGAARPDPSALDISGPAEWKEVAPRFEDAFIDLLGGGPGGESALAASMQPRAEIRESLIKAEKLTKSFGDFTATDHVSFEIRQGEIFGLLGPNGAGKSTTFKMMCGLLAPTSGRAEVMGIDLRRSPARARERLGYMAQKFSLYGKLTVRQNLEFFSGVYGLSRTRQRQAVDSMIESFHLKQFLGVTTDDLSLGYKQRLALACAAMHEPDILFLDEPTSGVDPLTRREFWNHINGVVEKGVTVMVTTHFMDEAEYCDRIGLIYQGKLIALAPPDDLKADVASAALPDPTMEDAFIELIHRQEAS is encoded by the coding sequence ATGGCCACGGTCAGTCTGCTTGACGTCGGCAAAACCTTCCCCGGCCTGGACACGCCCGCCCTGGCCGGCATCTCGGGTTCCATCGAATCCGGGATCATCACCGGCATCGCCGGGCCCGACGGAGCGGGCAAGACAACCCTCATGCGCCTCATGGCCGGACTGCTGCGTCCGGACAGCGGCGGCCTGACCGTGCTCGGCCGGGAACCCTTGACCGCTCCCGAGCTGCGCCTGCGGGTGGGTTACATGCCGCAAAAATTCGGACTCTACGAAGATCTTTCGGTCCTGGAAAACCTGACCCTGCATGCCGATCTGCGCAACGTGACCGGAAAGGAACGGACGCAAACCTTCGAGCGGCTGCTGGCCTTCACCGACCTGCACAGGTTCACGAAACGCCTGGCCGGACGGCTCTCGGGCGGCATGAAACAAAAACTCGGGCTGGCCTGCGCCCTTTTGGGCACACCGGAACTGCTCCTGCTTGACGAACCAGGAGTCGGCGTTGACCCGATTTCCCGACGCGAATTATGGAAAATGGTGCATGAACTCGCCGATCAGGGCATCGCCGTGGTCTGGAGCACATCCTACCTGGACGAGGCGGAGGCGTGCGACTCGGTGTTCCTGCTCAGCCAGGGCAGCCTGCTGTTTTCGGGCAAGCCGAAGGATCTCACCAGCCGCCTGCGGGGACGCTGCCTGCACCTCGGCGGCGTCGAGGGACGCAGAAGGCAAGCGCTGGCGACCCTGCTCTGCCAGCCGGAAGTGAGTGACGGGGTCATCCAGGGACGAAACCTGCGCATCGTTCTAAAAGACGGAGCCGCCCGCCCCGATCCCTCGGCCCTGGATATTTCCGGCCCGGCCGAATGGAAGGAGGTCGCGCCTCGCTTCGAGGACGCCTTCATCGATCTGCTCGGCGGCGGACCGGGCGGTGAATCCGCCCTGGCCGCGTCAATGCAGCCGCGAGCCGAAATCCGCGAAAGCCTGATCAAGGCCGAAAAGCTGACCAAAAGCTTCGGCGACTTCACGGCCACGGACCATGTCAGCTTCGAGATCAGGCAGGGAGAAATCTTCGGACTTCTCGGACCCAACGGAGCGGGCAAGTCAACCACCTTCAAGATGATGTGCGGCCTCCTCGCCCCCACCTCCGGACGGGCCGAGGTCATGGGCATCGACCTGCGCCGCAGCCCGGCCAGAGCCAGGGAGCGGCTTGGCTACATGGCCCAGAAGTTCTCCCTCTACGGCAAGCTCACCGTGCGCCAAAATCTCGAATTTTTCTCCGGAGTGTATGGATTGTCGCGGACCAGGCAACGGCAGGCCGTGGATTCGATGATCGAGTCCTTCCACCTGAAGCAGTTCCTTGGCGTCACGACGGACGACCTGTCCCTTGGTTACAAGCAGCGCCTCGCACTGGCCTGCGCCGCCATGCACGAACCGGACATCCTCTTCCTCGATGAACCGACCTCGGGCGTGGATCCCCTGACCCGCCGCGAATTCTGGAATCACATCAACGGCGTCGTGGAAAAAGGGGTCACGGTCATGGTCACCACCCACTTCATGGACGAGGCCGAGTACTGCGACCGCATCGGCCTGATCTATCAGGGCAAGCTCATCGCGCTGGCGCCGCCGGACGATCTGAAGGCTGACGTGGCCTCGGCCGCCCTGCCCGATCCGACCATGGAAGACGCCTTCATCGAGCTCATACACAGACAGGAGGCCTCGTGA
- the hlyD gene encoding secretion protein HlyD codes for MKRILVFFLLLATAAGGWYLWHSQRATRDNTPPAFHGNVDIREARLGFRVAGKVREVLKEEGDEVGAGEIVARLDAEPFQNAVDQAEAQVRANAARLSELRNGARPEDIEQARKNLAATEATYDNARLIFERQRQLVASGAVSRQDFDTARSTFEAARARLGSAKAALNLLLAGSRPEQIRQAEANLEAARAALSQARTQLADTVLTAPEAGVALTRVVEPGSIVQAGSTALTVSLVSPVRVRAYAPEPQLGLVHPGRKVLIFTDSRPEPYQGQIGDVSPRAEFTPKSVETEELRTALVYRFRVVVLDADQGLRQGMPVTVKLAE; via the coding sequence GTGAAACGCATCCTTGTATTCTTTCTTCTCCTGGCCACGGCCGCCGGTGGCTGGTACTTGTGGCACTCCCAGCGCGCCACGCGTGACAACACGCCCCCGGCCTTTCACGGTAACGTCGACATCCGTGAAGCGCGGCTCGGATTCAGGGTCGCAGGAAAAGTCCGGGAAGTCTTGAAGGAGGAGGGAGACGAGGTCGGGGCGGGCGAAATCGTGGCCAGACTCGATGCGGAACCGTTTCAGAACGCCGTGGATCAGGCCGAGGCGCAGGTGCGGGCAAATGCAGCCCGACTGTCGGAACTGCGAAACGGAGCACGCCCTGAAGACATCGAGCAAGCCCGCAAGAACCTTGCGGCAACCGAAGCCACATACGACAATGCCCGCCTCATCTTTGAGCGCCAGCGGCAACTTGTCGCCAGCGGGGCCGTGTCCAGACAGGATTTCGACACCGCGCGCTCCACATTCGAAGCGGCCAGAGCCAGACTGGGCAGCGCTAAAGCCGCCCTTAATCTGCTCCTGGCGGGATCAAGGCCCGAACAGATTCGTCAGGCCGAGGCCAACCTGGAGGCCGCCCGCGCCGCTCTGTCCCAGGCCCGCACGCAGCTTGCCGACACGGTGCTCACCGCGCCCGAGGCGGGCGTAGCCCTGACTCGGGTCGTGGAGCCGGGCAGCATCGTGCAGGCCGGAAGCACAGCCCTGACCGTCAGCCTTGTTTCTCCCGTTCGTGTCCGGGCCTATGCGCCCGAACCACAGCTCGGCCTCGTACACCCCGGCCGCAAGGTTCTGATCTTCACCGACTCCCGTCCCGAACCGTATCAGGGGCAGATCGGAGACGTCTCGCCACGGGCGGAGTTCACGCCCAAATCCGTGGAAACCGAGGAACTGCGCACGGCGCTGGTCTATCGTTTTCGGGTCGTCGTGCTGGACGCGGACCAGGGGCTTAGGCAGGGCATGCCCGTCACCGTTAAGCTCGCGGAGTGA
- a CDS encoding CerR family C-terminal domain-containing protein, with translation MNIDLLHESTPSRADRARLRLLEAGLQCFADLGLHGVTIREIARVAGQNSAAITYYFGGKEGLYGAVLDAVLRFFRNHVREASQTWDSLNEAQTSPEQALKLLKRIQRGFALGILTDAKAAQFAMLMVREQTQPTAAFEALYQGTVEPLHRMVSHILARITGDDPESPRAVLRAHTLIGQLQSFVMARETLLRRMGWDGYDAERAAAVADMLAENLDIFVAGLNAPAEPKPEYPS, from the coding sequence ATGAACATCGACCTTCTCCACGAATCCACACCCAGCCGGGCGGACCGCGCCAGGCTCAGGCTCCTTGAAGCCGGATTGCAATGCTTCGCCGATCTGGGACTCCATGGCGTGACCATCCGGGAAATCGCGCGGGTTGCGGGGCAGAACTCTGCGGCCATCACCTACTACTTCGGCGGCAAGGAAGGCCTGTACGGCGCCGTACTGGACGCGGTGCTGCGCTTTTTCCGCAACCATGTCCGCGAGGCCAGCCAGACCTGGGACTCCCTGAACGAGGCACAGACAAGCCCCGAACAGGCCTTGAAGTTGCTCAAGCGCATCCAGCGCGGCTTCGCGCTGGGCATCCTGACCGACGCCAAGGCCGCCCAGTTCGCCATGCTCATGGTCCGGGAACAGACCCAGCCCACGGCCGCTTTCGAGGCCCTCTACCAGGGCACCGTGGAACCGCTACACCGCATGGTCTCGCACATCCTGGCCCGAATCACGGGCGACGACCCCGAATCGCCCCGGGCCGTGCTTCGGGCGCACACCCTCATCGGGCAGTTGCAGTCCTTCGTCATGGCCCGGGAAACCCTGCTTCGGCGCATGGGCTGGGACGGATACGACGCCGAGCGCGCCGCCGCCGTGGCCGACATGCTGGCCGAGAATCTCGACATCTTCGTGGCCGGACTGAACGCCCCGGCTGAACCCAAACCGGAATATCCATCGTGA